The following coding sequences lie in one Flavobacterium sediminis genomic window:
- a CDS encoding response regulator: MKILVFENEIPKVKDAFVDVNELDFNNELSVKYIDKSQNFGDYKNVKDFDLIFVDIDLSPTSEKDGYGVIEDIKRFGNDNIVVLTGNLVEEELKKRGLSEIKILSKPIFLDELKDVIDDFVK; this comes from the coding sequence ATGAAAATATTAGTGTTTGAAAATGAAATTCCAAAGGTAAAGGATGCTTTTGTAGATGTTAATGAATTGGATTTTAATAATGAGTTATCAGTAAAATATATTGATAAATCTCAAAATTTTGGAGACTATAAAAACGTGAAAGATTTTGACCTAATTTTTGTTGATATAGATTTATCTCCTACAAGTGAAAAAGATGGTTATGGAGTAATTGAGGATATTAAAAGATTTGGAAATGACAACATAGTTGTTTTGACAGGAAATTTGGTTGAAGAGGAATTAAAAAAAAGAGGGTTAAGTGAAATAAAAATTCTTTCTAAACCTATTTTTTTAGATGAATTAAAGGATGTAATAGATGATTTTGTGAAATAA
- a CDS encoding ADP-ribosyltransferase: MGYSYKKVVEILFEILYKKYITQLINNDFKPNGYSFFINTTEIDNAMGMYQNYSLQIEKEYNNSHFFDGTELLPYTIIKYYTGYFHEKINNNLRGILPNNQKSLIINKILKHTEILKKEIEKFPLKSNFVVTRRISNTFLKEVYLERKQLKKNGVIQELAFLSTSLDLFYRKDYESNYSPLKNETIIIIKVPKGINALYLEPISNREEFELLLDSGLKMKIEDKKTIFGNNIILTQIIK; the protein is encoded by the coding sequence ATGGGATATAGTTATAAAAAAGTAGTTGAAATTTTATTTGAAATTTTATATAAAAAATATATAACTCAACTTATAAACAATGACTTTAAGCCTAATGGATATTCATTTTTTATCAATACAACGGAAATTGATAATGCCATGGGAATGTATCAAAATTATTCATTACAAATTGAAAAAGAGTATAATAATTCTCATTTTTTTGATGGAACGGAATTATTACCTTATACAATAATAAAATATTACACAGGTTATTTTCACGAAAAAATTAACAATAACTTAAGAGGCATACTGCCTAATAATCAAAAATCATTAATAATTAATAAAATTCTAAAACATACAGAAATTCTAAAAAAAGAAATAGAAAAGTTTCCATTAAAGTCAAATTTTGTAGTAACTCGAAGAATTAGTAATACATTTTTAAAAGAAGTTTATTTAGAAAGAAAACAACTAAAGAAGAATGGAGTGATACAAGAATTAGCCTTTTTAAGCACTTCATTGGACTTGTTTTACAGAAAAGATTATGAAAGTAATTATTCTCCATTAAAAAATGAAACTATCATCATAATTAAAGTACCTAAAGGAATTAATGCATTATATCTTGAACCCATAAGTAATAGAGAAGAATTTGAATTATTACTTGATTCTGGTTTAAAAATGAAGATTGAAGATAAAAAAACAATATTTGGAAATAATATAATTCTCACTCAGATAATTAAGTAA
- a CDS encoding AAA family ATPase, translating to MQLRKSERSKAKIKMALQGPSGSGKTMSAILIAQGLTNGNLNKVAIIDTENGSADLYAHLGKFNVLTLNNPHSPERYIEAIEVCEKAGMEVIILDSISHCWDFLLDYHSSLAGNSFTNWNKITPRQKAFVDKILNSNSHIIATMRVKQDYVLSEKNGKMVPEKVGLKAIQRDEISYEFTIVFDIDSKHFATSSKDRTLLFEGKPQFIINTQTGKKILNWCNSTMTKEELKVKVIECNTLKELTELYQNNLDLAKTIEKDFINKRDLLQNLINNAIKPTNGNGTTHN from the coding sequence ATGCAATTAAGAAAATCAGAAAGAAGTAAAGCAAAAATCAAGATGGCTTTACAAGGACCAAGTGGTTCAGGAAAAACTATGAGTGCAATTTTAATTGCACAAGGATTGACAAATGGAAACCTTAATAAAGTTGCCATCATTGATACAGAAAATGGAAGTGCTGACTTATATGCTCACTTAGGAAAGTTTAATGTACTTACATTGAATAATCCACATTCACCTGAGAGATATATTGAAGCAATTGAAGTTTGTGAAAAAGCAGGTATGGAAGTTATCATTTTAGATTCAATCTCACATTGTTGGGATTTTCTACTCGATTATCATTCTTCTCTTGCTGGTAATTCATTTACCAATTGGAATAAAATCACACCAAGACAAAAGGCTTTTGTAGATAAGATACTCAATAGCAATTCTCATATCATAGCAACTATGAGAGTAAAACAAGATTATGTTTTATCTGAAAAGAATGGTAAAATGGTTCCTGAAAAGGTAGGTTTAAAAGCTATACAAAGGGATGAGATTAGCTATGAGTTTACTATTGTGTTTGATATTGACAGTAAACATTTTGCTACTTCAAGTAAGGATAGAACTTTACTATTTGAAGGCAAACCACAATTTATCATTAATACTCAAACAGGAAAGAAAATCTTGAATTGGTGCAATAGTACCATGACAAAAGAGGAACTCAAAGTAAAAGTAATTGAATGCAATACTTTGAAAGAACTTACTGAACTCTATCAAAATAATCTTGATTTGGCTAAAACCATTGAGAAAGATTTCATTAATAAAAGAGATTTACTTCAGAACCTAATTAATAACGCAATTAAACCAACAAATGGAAATGGAACTACACACAATTGA
- a CDS encoding DUF3871 family protein, giving the protein MEMELHTIETDVQIPAKQIIIPSAGFHREVPTYKKTSPFIEANTEEVSLSQLKEDCIIPVFTKDNEITISHQEFIDSAFAGISKLFPNEVIDTPEIRTSHLIRGRTPDALHVPAKELLEHQRTMYYERMAFIIRISSITENINGNELALTIGGVRSYNLENLYNKKTFEKFKFFIGFQNMVCCNLCVSTDGFKDEIKATSSQELSGKIMEIVQSYNIHQQIKSMNDLVDYKLTEKQFAQIIGKSRLYNYLPKNEKALLPELLMNDGHISAIAKDYYNDESFCRESNGEINLWNIYNLFTGANKSSYIDTFLDRGVNAFSFAKGISNALSDSNSNYSWFLS; this is encoded by the coding sequence ATGGAAATGGAACTACACACAATTGAAACTGATGTACAAATACCAGCAAAGCAAATAATTATTCCTTCTGCTGGTTTTCACAGAGAAGTGCCAACTTATAAAAAGACTTCTCCATTTATAGAGGCTAACACAGAAGAGGTTAGCCTTTCACAATTAAAAGAAGACTGCATTATTCCTGTATTCACAAAGGATAACGAAATTACCATATCTCACCAAGAGTTTATTGATTCTGCTTTTGCTGGTATAAGTAAATTATTCCCAAATGAAGTGATAGATACTCCTGAAATTAGGACAAGTCATTTAATTAGAGGTAGAACTCCTGATGCTTTACATGTACCAGCAAAGGAATTATTGGAACATCAAAGAACAATGTACTATGAGAGAATGGCTTTCATTATCAGGATTTCTTCAATTACTGAAAATATTAATGGTAATGAATTAGCTTTAACCATAGGCGGAGTAAGAAGTTACAATTTGGAAAACCTTTACAACAAAAAGACTTTTGAAAAGTTTAAGTTTTTTATTGGCTTCCAAAATATGGTATGCTGTAATCTTTGTGTTTCTACAGATGGATTTAAAGATGAGATTAAAGCTACAAGTAGTCAGGAGCTATCAGGTAAAATCATGGAAATTGTACAATCATATAATATACACCAGCAAATAAAGAGTATGAATGATTTAGTTGATTATAAATTAACTGAAAAACAGTTTGCTCAAATTATTGGTAAAAGTAGATTGTATAATTATTTACCAAAGAATGAAAAAGCATTATTACCTGAATTACTTATGAATGATGGACATATCTCTGCTATTGCAAAAGATTATTACAATGATGAAAGTTTTTGTAGAGAGAGTAATGGAGAAATTAATCTTTGGAACATATATAATCTATTTACAGGAGCTAATAAAAGCTCTTATATTGATACTTTCCTTGATAGAGGAGTGAATGCCTTTTCATTTGCAAAAGGCATCTCAAATGCACTAAGTGATAGTAATTCTAACTATTCTTGGTTTTTGAGTTAA